The Bos indicus isolate NIAB-ARS_2022 breed Sahiwal x Tharparkar chromosome 28, NIAB-ARS_B.indTharparkar_mat_pri_1.0, whole genome shotgun sequence genome has a window encoding:
- the LOC109553915 gene encoding annexin A8, with protein sequence MAWWKAWVEQEGVSVKGSPHFNPDPDAETLYKAMKGIGTNEQAIIDVLTKRSNAQRQQIAKSFKAQFGKDLIETLKSELSGKFERLIIALMYPPYRYEAKELYDAMKGIGTKEGVIIEILASRTKNQLQEIMKAYEEDYGSNLEEDIKADTSGYLERILVCLLQGSRDDLSGYVDPGLALQDAQDLYAAGEKICGTDEMKFITILCTRSATHLMRVFEEYEKIANKSIEDSIKSETHGSLEEAMLTVVKCTRNLHGYFAERLYFAMKGAGTLDGTLIRNIVSRSEIDLNLIKNQFKKMYGKTLSSMIMEDTSGDYKNALLNLVGSDL encoded by the exons ATGGCCTGGTGGAAAGCTTGG GTTGAACAAGAGGGCGTCTCAGTGAAGGGCAGCCCCCACTTCAACCCAGACCCTGACGCAGAGACCCTCTACAAAGCCATGAAGGGGATTG GGACCAACGAGCAGGCCATCATCGACGTGCTCACGAAGAGAAGCAACGCACAGCGGCAGCAGATCGCCAAGTCCTTCAAGGCTCAGTTTGGCAAG GATCTCATCGAGACCTTGAAGTCGGAGCTGAGTGGCAAGTTTGAGAGGCTCATCATAGCCCTCATGTACCCTCCATACAGATACGAAGCCAAGGAGCTATATGATGCCATGAAG GGCATAGGAACCAAAGAGGGTGTCATCATCGAAATTCTGGCTTCTCGGACCAAGAACCAGCTGCAGGAGATAATGAAGGCATACGAGGAAG ACTATGGGTCCAACCTGGAAGAAGACATCAAAGCAGACACCAGCGGCTACCTGGAGAGGATTCTGGTGTGCCTCCTGCAG GGCAGCAGAGATGACTTGAGTGGTTATGTGGACCCAGGATTGGCCCTGCAAGATGCACAG GATCTGTACGCAGCGGGTGAGAAGATCTGTGGGACGGATGAGATGAAGTTCATCACTATCCTGTGTACACGCAGCGCCACACACCTGATGAGAG TGTTTGAGGAATATGAGAAAATTGCCAACAAGAGCATTGAGGACAGCATCAAGAGTGAGACCCATGGGTCGCTGGAGGAGGCCATGCTTACAGTAG TGAAGTGCACCCGGAACCTCCACGGCTACTTTGCGGAGCGCCTTTACTTCGCCATGAAG GGAGCAGGGACTCTGGATGGGACCCTGATAAGAAACATCGTTTCCAGGAGTGAGATTGACTTAAATCTTATCAAGAATCAGTTCAAGAAGATGTACGGCAAAACCCTCAGCAGCATGATCATG GAAGACACAAGCGGTGACTACAAGAATGCCCTGCTGAACCTGGTGGGCAGCGACCTCTGA